The nucleotide window AGGAGCAGGTTTCTCGCGCTTCCCGCTGGAGGATGTGATGCCCTACGGAAACTACTGGGTCGTTGAGGCGGCGTACCGCTATCTCCACTCCGACTGGTCCCCGCTGGAGCTTGCACAGTCCGCACCGCTGCACATCAATTCAGTCTCACGTGCCTCCGACCGGACAGCAGCGTCATGAGTGCTCCGCTGGCAGGCATACGTGTACTGGACCTGACGCATTTCGTCGCCGGACCCTGGTGCACCATGCTGCTGGCGGATCTCGGCGCGGCAGTCATCAAGCTTGAGCCCCCCGACGGTGAGATCGGCCGTGACATGGGAAGCGTCTATACCACGGGTGAATCGGCCATCTTCCTGGGGTTCAACCGCGGCAAGCGCAGCATAGCCATGGATTTGAAGCATCCCGAGGGCCTTACTGCTGCCTTGAAGCTGGCCGGTCAGGCCGACATCGTCGTACAGAACTTCAGGCCCGGCACGGCGGAGCGTCTGGGAATCGGCGCGGCGGCGCTGCGCGAAGCGCATCCTGAACTGATTTATTGCACAGTGTCGGCCTTCGGCAGCGACGGTCCTTACGCTTCCCGCCCCGCCAACGACCCGGTGATACAGGCGCTCAGCGGGTCAATGGCAGCGACGGGTCGGGTCGAGGGCCGGCCGGTGCGGATGGGGGTGAGCCTCCCTGATGTGGCTGCAGGAGTATTGGCTGTGACCGGCATACTGGCTGCCCTCCACCGGAGGAAACAGAGCGGGGTCGGTTCCACGATCGAGCTCAATCTTCTGGACACACAGCTGTATGCCCAGACGGACCTGATTACCACGGACCTGATCACCCCCGTCGCGGAGGCCGAAAACGGCACTGCGCCTATTTGCCCCCGGTCTGACGATGACGACACTGCGTCTGTACGAGGGGCATATGTTTGCGCGGACGGGCTCTCGCTGTGGCTTGAAGCCGAGCCCTCCGGGCTGATTATCGGGGCAGGTTCAGCAGAGAGCCGGTCAGCGCAAGGAACGGTGCACCGACGTGAAGAGGTGGCCGCGCTCCTGCGTACGCATTCGCGTGATCACTGGCTAGCAACCCTCGGCAAGATCGGGAAGGACATCGCGCCTGTTCTAGGACTTGCGGACGTCCTTCCCGGAGCACCGCCTCGAACCCTCGAAGTGGACCATCCCTCTATTGGGCGCCTGCGGCAGATCCGCACCCCGGTGACTGCGGATCCTTCCTGGCCGCCTGCTGATCTTCCGCCGCCCCGCCTCGGCGAACACACCCAGGACGTTTTACGGGAACTGGGGCTTCCTGACACCGACATCAATGACCTGGCAGCTCGCGGAATAATCCGCACGGCCACTCCATGCAAGACCAGTTACAGCACCACCACCAACGGAACACATGCCAAGGAGCAATCATGAGCACCATCACCGAAACCATGCAGAAGGAACAGTACGCGCTCACAGACGAGCAGCTCGCGCTCCAGGAAGAGATTCGCGTCCTTGCGGACGGGCCAGTTGCCGCTGGGGCAGCCCACCGTGACAAGACCGGTGAATACCCTCAGGACATGTTCGACCTGCTGGTTGAGAAGAACTACCTGGCGCTGCCTTTCGCCCCCGAGCACGGTGGCAGGAATTCGGGGATCCTAAGCTGCGTGCTCGCCATCGAAGGGCTCACCCGCGCCTGCTACAACACGTCCTACCTGCTCATGATGACCTGGCAGCCGTTCTTCGCGATCAGTGCAGCCGGCAATGAGGAACAGCGGCGGAAGTACCTGCCCGGACTGGCCAACGGGACCTTGCGGTTTTCCACCGCAAACACCGAACCGGAAGTCGGATCGGACATGGCGAACCTGCAAACCCGAGCCGAGCGGGTGGACGGGGGATATCTCCTCAATGGCAAGAAGGTCTGGGCTGGCAACGCGCCCGTGTCGGACTATTTCGTGACGTTCGCCCGTACCGGCGAGCCGGGTCACCGCGGGCTAAGCTCCTTTGTGGTTCCCACCACCGCCGAGGGTGTGGTCCGCGGGGCGAAAATGAACAAGATCGGCGGCCGTGCCATCCCGTCCTGCGAGGTCGAGTTCAATAACGTCTTTGTCCCTGCCGAGGACCGGCTAGGTGCGGAGGGGGACGGTTTCAAAACTGCCGCCAGCACCTTCACGAAGCTGCGTCCGCTGGTTGGTGCACGAGCACTCGGACTCGCGCAGGGTTCCCTCGATCACGCGGTCTCCTATGCCAAAGACCGGAAGGCCTTCGGACAGCGGATCGCCGATTTCCAGGGGCTGCAGTGGATGCTGGCCGACATGAAGATCGGCTTGGAAGCCTCAAGGCACCTGGTGTACAAATCGGCAGCAGTGCTCGACGGCGGCATGTCGCCTCGGGACGCAGCGCCGCTGATCGGCGTGGCGAAAACCTTCGCCACGGACACCGCGATGCAAATCACGCTCGACGGCATCCAGATCTTCGGCGCGAAGGGGTACAGCACCGATTACCCGATGGAGCGATTCATGCGGGAAGCCAAGGGCCTTCAGATCATCGAAGGGACCAACCAGATTCAGCGGAATATCATCGCGAAGGACCTGCTCTCCTGACCACAGCATCGCTTGCTCCGGCGGTGCCTGCCCAGCCCCGCCCGGTACGGCTTCGGAAGTCGCTGTACCGGGCCCACGGGGTCATGCCCAAATCTTGCCCCGGGAACCGCTGGATCGGCTCGGAGCGTACAGAAATACCCTTGTATTCAACCGAATGTCGGTCTAGCATTATGAATACGGTCCCTAAATACGAACCCGGTTCCTCGAAGAGGAGGATTGCGAGTTCAGGTAACCGGTGAAGATCCACCACAACCGATCCACTTCAACGGCGAAGGAGGAACCATGGCGTACAACACCACGCACGCGTCGCAACTCGTAAATATGCAGCTTCAGCGGGACGTTGCGCTGGTCACCATCGAAGACCCGCCCCTCAACCTGCTGTCGCGGGTCACAAAAGAAAAGCTGCGCGAAACATTCATCGCACTCAAGGAGCGGAGTGACATCCGGGCCGTTGTCTTACGCGGAGCCGGTACGCGGGCTTTCTCGGCCGGCGCGGACATCCGCGAGTTCCCCCAACGCATCGCCGATGGGAATGCCGAGCAAATTGCCCAAGAAGGGCACCAGCTAGTGTCGGCAATAGCCAACTGCGGCAAGCCAACGATTGCACTCGTGGAAGGCGTCGCTTACGGCGCCGGGCTAGAGGTGACCCTGGCCACAGACCTGCGGTTCGCCACTGAAAGGGCATCGTTCGCCTTGCCGGAAGTCACCAGGGGCGTCTTTCCAGGCAACGGTGGCACCCAACTGCTACCCCGAATCATCGGCCCGGCACGTGCCCTTGAACTTATGCTCACCGGAAAACCCATCGATGCGGTCGAAGCCCACCGCATCGGGCTGGTCAACCGGCTCATCGCATCCGGTGACCCGCTTGCCGAAGCATTGAGCTTCGCCGAGCACCTCGCCTCACTACCCACAACGGCTATTTCCCGAATTCGCCGGCTGATCAATGCCGCTGTTGAGCAGCCTCTCGCTGAGGGACTGAAGCTTGAAGCAGCGCTTTTCGGAGAAGTGTTCCGCACCGACGCGGTCAAGGAAGGCATCAAAGCTTTCCAGGAAAAACGACCGCCGAACTTCAGAGGAACCGAATCAAGGTCCCTCTCCTAGAACATGCACCACACGTCCGCACTACCGAAGAAGGAACCATCTCATGACACCATCAACATCACGTACCAATCGATCCGCTCGTCTGAGCGTCGCTGCCGTTGGCGGCGTCGTCGCCCTCTCAGCGTCCTTGGCCGCCTGTGGAGCGAATGCGGGAGGCGATGCCGCTGGAGGGGGCGGAGAGGGAGACAATTTCCCCTCAGAGCAAATTGAAATGATTGTCCCATGGGCCGCCGGCGGCGGCACAGACCTCACCACCCGCCAGCTGGCGGCTCAGGCGGAGGACACCTGTGGAACCCGCATCATCATTTCCAACCGGACTGGCGCAGCCGGCGCCACCGGGCACCAGGCAATCGCCGACGCCGAGCCAGACGGTTACACCATCGGTACGGCGACGGTCGAGGTCTCCATCCTCAACCACCTCGGGAACGCCGAGGTCACCCCTGAAGACCTGCGGGGAATCGTGAGATTCCAGGCCACGCCGTCCGTGCTGGCCGTTTCGTCCGATTCAGAGTACGAGACGTTCGATGACTTGGTGGAAGGTGCGAAGAGTGGTGACCAGATCCGGGTCGCAACCAACGGGCAAGGTGGTATCTGGGACCTCGCCGCCCGCGGACTGGCCGAGGCTGCCGGTTTTGAGTTCGCCGAACTCGTTCCATTCAATGGTGCTGCCGAAATGATCCCTGCTGTCCTGGGCGGCCAGGTGGAAGCTCTGACTCCTTCAGGCGCGGAAATGCGTTCACAGATCGAGGCAGGCGAGCTCCGCGGCCTGGTCACCATGTCAGACGAGCGCTTCGACGTTCTGCCCGACATTCCCACCACCGAAGAGGTGGGCGTCGATTGGAAGGCCGCAAACTGGTTCGGTGTGGTTGCGCCCGAAGGAACTCCGGAGGACCGAGTTCAGAAACTGTCCGAGTGCTTCGCTGAGGCCGCGAACACCGAAGAGTTCCAGGAATTCATGAAGGCACAAGGTTACGGCTCCGAGGTCGTCGAGGGAGAGGAATTCGAGTCGTTCATGGATGAGGAATTCGCACGGTACAAGGATATGGTTGCCAATCTCTACTAGCCTGCCGGTGCCCGGCAATGGCGTCGGGCACCGAACCCTTCCTGAAAGAAAGTACTCATGACAACAACGCTTCATTCGGACCGAACGGGCAACATCGTCGGCGCCGTACTGTTACTGGTCCTCGGAGTGCTCGTGTTCACACAGACAGCAGCTCTGGGCGAATCCGGCGCTTCCAGCGACCCGGGAGCCGCGGGTTACCCGCGGTTAATAGCCGGTTCACTGATTGTGCTGGCGGTGCTCCTCGCCCTTCAGCGCGGTTCCGGTGACCCACTTCCCGCTCGGAGAGATGGCTTGCGCGTAGCTAGCGTAGTCATTTTGCTGATCATCTACGCCGTCGCACTCGATGTCATTGGTTACATTGCGGCAACGGCGTTGTTCCTGTTCGGCGCACTGTTCCTGATGGGGATTAGGAAGTGGCTGCCGCTGATCCTGCTTCCCGTGATCACCAGTGTGTCGCTTTTCTACATCTTCTACTCCATCTTTGGTGTATCGCTCCCGCGTGAGTTCCTGGAAAGGCTCATCTCGTGACTGACTTCCTGAACGGACTGGAATCGGTCCTGACCTGGCAGCCGCTGCTCTTCATGTTTATCGGCATTCTCGGCGGCATAGTCGTTGGGGCAATCCCGGGCCTCACAGCTACTATGACCATTGCGATTCTGCTACCGTTCACATTCGTCACCGAGCCCTTGCCCGGCGTGTGCCTGCTGTTGGGAATCTATTCCGGGGCCGTCTATGCGGGTTCCATCCCAGCGATACTGCTGCGCATCCCGGGAACACCGTCGTCTGCAGCCACGCTGCTGGATGGCCACCCCATGACCCTTCAGGGTAAGGGCGGCCTGGCGCTGACTATATCGCTGGTAGCTTCCTCAATCGGAGGCATCATCGGCGGCGCGCTGCTGCTGGCGTTCGCTCCGACTCTTGCGGGGTTTGCGTTGAAGTTTGGCCCGGCCGAATTTTTCATGCTGGCTGTATTCGCTCTCGCCCTCATCGCCTCGATGTCCGAAGGCGCAATGGTGAAGGGACTCATCAGCGGACTGGTCGGTCTGCTGATCGCCACGGTGGGAACCGACCCCATCAACGGCATCACCCGCCTGACGTTCGGAGTGGATGCGCTCCAGTCCGGACTCGGTTTCATCCCGGTCCTCATTGGGTTGTTCGGGGTCGCTGAAGCGCTCGTTCGATTCGAACAACACATTCATCATCGGAACGCCAACACCATCGCGCCTGGTTCCTTCCGTCTGAAGTGGTCCGGTCTTCGCAAACTCATGCCGGGCATCACGTACAGTTCTTTGATCGGTTTCGGTGTGGGTGTCCTACCTGGAACCGGTGGAGATATTGGGTCCTTCATCGGCCACAACGAAGTGAAGCGCCTTTCGAGGAATACGGAGAACTTCGGCAAGGGGGACCCACGTGGCCTGGCAGCTGCCGAGTCAGCGAACAATGCGTCAGTTCCGGGCACACTTGCTCCCACACTCATTCTGGGCATCCCCGGCAACTCGGCCGCGGCCGTCCTGATCGGCGCGTTGACCGTGCATGGTCTTCAACCCGGACCCGGCCTGTTTGCTGGGTCACCGGACCTGGTTTACGGCATCTTCATCGCGTTGCTGGTCATTCCCGCCATGATGCTGGTAGTCGGGCTCGCCGGCATCCGTTCCTGGGGCCAGATCACCCGCATTCCTACGGAATACCTCTGGCCATCCATCCTTGCCCTGAGTGTCGTCGGCGCCTACGCGCTGCAGTCAAGCGCCGTGGACGTGATGGTCACCATCGCGGCCGGCGTGCTCGGATACTTCATGCTGAAGGGCGGCTTCCCGCCTGCGCCGCTGGTGATTGGCCTCATTGTGGGGCCGCTCGCGGAGACCGGTTTCCGCCGCGCGACGATCATCAGTAGCGGCTCTTATGAGTGGATCTTCCAGCCGATTCCCCTGGTTATGCTGATCCTGAGCGTGTTGACCGTCGGCTGGTCGCTGTACCGCTCCTGGGCAATGCGGAAGAAGCCCGCGAATGCGAACAGCGAAAACCGCGAAGCAGAGGACGCTCGGAAGTGACGTCAGGCTCCTCCGGACCCGGCGCCAGTTCCGGGACGACGCCGGGAACCGACGGTGGCCACCCCGACGTCGTTGTCGGGGTGGCAGGTTTGGGTAACCTCGGTCTACCGGTCGCCAGGCGGCTTGCCTGCGCCGGATTCGAAGTCCTCGGTTTCGATGTCAATCCCGGTGCACGAGCGTCCGCCGAAGGGTTACCCCTTGCCGCTTCGGTGAGGGAACTGGCGGAGAAGGCCGACGTCGTATTCATCCTGGTCAGTGATGGGGGTCAGTGCAGGAGCGTACTGTCCGGCCCGGATGGCATCGCGTCGGCCTCTCGCCCGCCGGCCGCCGTCGTCATCATGGCCACGGTGGGCCCTGACGCGCTGACTGAACTTGCTGCTGAACTGCGGGGCAGGGAGACGGACATCATCGACGCCCCAGTAAGCGGTGGCAGCGAAGCGGCCACTGATGGCTCCCTTTCACTTATGGTCGGTGGGTCTCCGGAGGTGATTCAGCGATGGCGTGCCCCACTTGCAGCGCTCGGCACGGTTCATGTCATGGGACCCCTCGGCGCGGGCCAAAGCGCCAAAGTGGCCAATCAAATGGTTTTTTTCGGCACCCAGGCGGTGCTGCAGGAAGCGCTCGCGCTTGCAAATGCTAGCGGCGTCAACCAAGACGCGCTGCTGGCCGCCCTCAGCGGCGGAACGGCTGACTGCTGGAGCGTCCGACATCCCGGTTTCCTCGAAGCAACAGCCCGCGCCTATGATGCATCCGGCGTGGACCCGTCCCACCGATCCTGGCACAAGGATCTCCGGACGGCAGTTCAGGCTACGGCGGCACGGGACCTCAATGCTCCTGTGACCGACGTGGTCAACCGGGTGTTCGGCGACAGGATCGACAAGGCCGCCCGCCGTCCTTCCTCTCCTGAGTGCGCTAGGTCTCAGCAACACTGACCCGCACACTGCATGCACATGTTGTTTATCCGGTTGGATTTCGCGCTTGAGAGACAGAGCACAACGGAGCCTGGAACGGCCAATCACTTGAGCCTCCCGCACCACTCACCTTCGAAGGTTGAACATGAATACAGCGCAAGAACCAGAAAACTCCTGCGAAGCTGTGAGCCCATTCAGGATCCTGCTGGCTCCGGACAAGTTCAAGGGTTCACTCAGCGCGCTCGAAGTCGCCGGCTGGCTGGAATCGGGCCTGATCTCGGATGGGGGCAAACGCACCATCTACTGCCGTTCTCTGCCGTTGGCAGATGGCGGGGACGGTAGCGTCCAGGCTGTTTTGGAAGCCGGTTTCCGCCCGTTCACAGTCAAGGTTCCCGGTCCGACGGGCATCCCTGCAGCCACTATCGTGGCCCTCGATGGTTTCACCGCAGTAGTGGAAGCAGCGACAACAGTGGGCCTGCAGATGCTCCCAGGTGGCAGGCTCGCTCCTCTGGCTAGCAGCAGCAACGGTTTCGGTGAAGCGGTCCGGGCTGCACACGGGCGGGGCCCAAGGCGAATCGTCCTGGCGCTTGGCGGCAGCGCCACCACCGACGGTGGTGCCGGTATGCTCAGCGGGCTCGGCGCGCAATTCTTCAATGGCTCGGGAGAGGTGTTCGTGCCCTGCGGAGGAAACCTGAAGGACATCACCAGAATCGACCTTGTCGGGCTTTGTGACCTCTCCGGGGTGGATCTCATTGCAGCAAACGACGTCCAGAACCCATTGCTCGGCCCAACGGGGACGGCGGCAGTGTACGGGCCACAAAAGGGAGCTG belongs to Arthrobacter tumbae and includes:
- a CDS encoding acyl-CoA dehydrogenase family protein, translating into MSTITETMQKEQYALTDEQLALQEEIRVLADGPVAAGAAHRDKTGEYPQDMFDLLVEKNYLALPFAPEHGGRNSGILSCVLAIEGLTRACYNTSYLLMMTWQPFFAISAAGNEEQRRKYLPGLANGTLRFSTANTEPEVGSDMANLQTRAERVDGGYLLNGKKVWAGNAPVSDYFVTFARTGEPGHRGLSSFVVPTTAEGVVRGAKMNKIGGRAIPSCEVEFNNVFVPAEDRLGAEGDGFKTAASTFTKLRPLVGARALGLAQGSLDHAVSYAKDRKAFGQRIADFQGLQWMLADMKIGLEASRHLVYKSAAVLDGGMSPRDAAPLIGVAKTFATDTAMQITLDGIQIFGAKGYSTDYPMERFMREAKGLQIIEGTNQIQRNIIAKDLLS
- a CDS encoding NAD(P)-dependent oxidoreductase — encoded protein: MTSGSSGPGASSGTTPGTDGGHPDVVVGVAGLGNLGLPVARRLACAGFEVLGFDVNPGARASAEGLPLAASVRELAEKADVVFILVSDGGQCRSVLSGPDGIASASRPPAAVVIMATVGPDALTELAAELRGRETDIIDAPVSGGSEAATDGSLSLMVGGSPEVIQRWRAPLAALGTVHVMGPLGAGQSAKVANQMVFFGTQAVLQEALALANASGVNQDALLAALSGGTADCWSVRHPGFLEATARAYDASGVDPSHRSWHKDLRTAVQATAARDLNAPVTDVVNRVFGDRIDKAARRPSSPECARSQQH
- a CDS encoding tripartite tricarboxylate transporter TctB family protein translates to MTTTLHSDRTGNIVGAVLLLVLGVLVFTQTAALGESGASSDPGAAGYPRLIAGSLIVLAVLLALQRGSGDPLPARRDGLRVASVVILLIIYAVALDVIGYIAATALFLFGALFLMGIRKWLPLILLPVITSVSLFYIFYSIFGVSLPREFLERLIS
- a CDS encoding enoyl-CoA hydratase/isomerase family protein, whose product is MAYNTTHASQLVNMQLQRDVALVTIEDPPLNLLSRVTKEKLRETFIALKERSDIRAVVLRGAGTRAFSAGADIREFPQRIADGNAEQIAQEGHQLVSAIANCGKPTIALVEGVAYGAGLEVTLATDLRFATERASFALPEVTRGVFPGNGGTQLLPRIIGPARALELMLTGKPIDAVEAHRIGLVNRLIASGDPLAEALSFAEHLASLPTTAISRIRRLINAAVEQPLAEGLKLEAALFGEVFRTDAVKEGIKAFQEKRPPNFRGTESRSLS
- a CDS encoding CaiB/BaiF CoA transferase family protein, which translates into the protein MSAPLAGIRVLDLTHFVAGPWCTMLLADLGAAVIKLEPPDGEIGRDMGSVYTTGESAIFLGFNRGKRSIAMDLKHPEGLTAALKLAGQADIVVQNFRPGTAERLGIGAAALREAHPELIYCTVSAFGSDGPYASRPANDPVIQALSGSMAATGRVEGRPVRMGVSLPDVAAGVLAVTGILAALHRRKQSGVGSTIELNLLDTQLYAQTDLITTDLITPVAEAENGTAPICPRSDDDDTASVRGAYVCADGLSLWLEAEPSGLIIGAGSAESRSAQGTVHRREEVAALLRTHSRDHWLATLGKIGKDIAPVLGLADVLPGAPPRTLEVDHPSIGRLRQIRTPVTADPSWPPADLPPPRLGEHTQDVLRELGLPDTDINDLAARGIIRTATPCKTSYSTTTNGTHAKEQS
- a CDS encoding glycerate kinase, producing the protein MSPFRILLAPDKFKGSLSALEVAGWLESGLISDGGKRTIYCRSLPLADGGDGSVQAVLEAGFRPFTVKVPGPTGIPAATIVALDGFTAVVEAATTVGLQMLPGGRLAPLASSSNGFGEAVRAAHGRGPRRIVLALGGSATTDGGAGMLSGLGAQFFNGSGEVFVPCGGNLKDITRIDLVGLCDLSGVDLIAANDVQNPLLGPTGTAAVYGPQKGAAPSDVVILEEGLANLVNRLDEAGLPGTSCALSPGAGSAGGLGYAALLLGARMVSGADFFMDLLGFEQALKDCDLVITGEGKMDDQTLSGKLPLVVARRSMPVPVIAVVGHNALEKDRMPEYNIQQIYSLSNMTDQDSAIDSALSARLLTAVGRQISQTLERARGVRR
- a CDS encoding tripartite tricarboxylate transporter permease, giving the protein MTDFLNGLESVLTWQPLLFMFIGILGGIVVGAIPGLTATMTIAILLPFTFVTEPLPGVCLLLGIYSGAVYAGSIPAILLRIPGTPSSAATLLDGHPMTLQGKGGLALTISLVASSIGGIIGGALLLAFAPTLAGFALKFGPAEFFMLAVFALALIASMSEGAMVKGLISGLVGLLIATVGTDPINGITRLTFGVDALQSGLGFIPVLIGLFGVAEALVRFEQHIHHRNANTIAPGSFRLKWSGLRKLMPGITYSSLIGFGVGVLPGTGGDIGSFIGHNEVKRLSRNTENFGKGDPRGLAAAESANNASVPGTLAPTLILGIPGNSAAAVLIGALTVHGLQPGPGLFAGSPDLVYGIFIALLVIPAMMLVVGLAGIRSWGQITRIPTEYLWPSILALSVVGAYALQSSAVDVMVTIAAGVLGYFMLKGGFPPAPLVIGLIVGPLAETGFRRATIISSGSYEWIFQPIPLVMLILSVLTVGWSLYRSWAMRKKPANANSENREAEDARK
- a CDS encoding tripartite tricarboxylate transporter substrate binding protein, which produces MTPSTSRTNRSARLSVAAVGGVVALSASLAACGANAGGDAAGGGGEGDNFPSEQIEMIVPWAAGGGTDLTTRQLAAQAEDTCGTRIIISNRTGAAGATGHQAIADAEPDGYTIGTATVEVSILNHLGNAEVTPEDLRGIVRFQATPSVLAVSSDSEYETFDDLVEGAKSGDQIRVATNGQGGIWDLAARGLAEAAGFEFAELVPFNGAAEMIPAVLGGQVEALTPSGAEMRSQIEAGELRGLVTMSDERFDVLPDIPTTEEVGVDWKAANWFGVVAPEGTPEDRVQKLSECFAEAANTEEFQEFMKAQGYGSEVVEGEEFESFMDEEFARYKDMVANLY